The following coding sequences are from one Paenibacillus tundrae window:
- the hisG gene encoding ATP phosphoribosyltransferase, translated as MSDILKVAMPKGRIYKKASKLFREAGLDIPIDVDDTRKLVIEVPEAGMEFIMAKPVDVPTYVEYGVADIGIVGKDVLLEENRDVYELLNLGIAQCRMSVIGLPDWKPGIQQRVATKYPIIASQYFREQGQQVEVIKLNGSIELAPLIGLADRIVDLVETGQTLRENGLVEMNSILDITSRLIANRVSYRMKNDRIQSLCDALQRVIPASTETPGGILRG; from the coding sequence ATGTCGGATATTTTGAAGGTAGCAATGCCAAAGGGACGAATCTATAAAAAAGCTTCAAAGTTATTCCGTGAAGCAGGTCTCGACATTCCCATTGATGTGGATGACACGCGCAAGCTGGTGATCGAGGTGCCGGAAGCTGGCATGGAGTTTATTATGGCGAAGCCTGTGGATGTCCCAACCTATGTAGAATATGGTGTGGCTGATATCGGGATCGTGGGCAAGGACGTACTGCTTGAGGAAAACCGGGATGTCTATGAGCTGCTCAACTTGGGAATTGCACAATGCCGGATGTCCGTTATTGGGCTTCCTGATTGGAAGCCAGGTATTCAGCAACGGGTAGCAACCAAATACCCGATCATTGCTTCCCAATATTTCAGAGAACAAGGACAGCAGGTGGAAGTCATTAAGCTGAACGGCTCTATTGAGCTTGCGCCACTAATTGGCCTAGCTGACCGAATCGTCGATCTAGTAGAGACGGGGCAGACGCTACGTGAGAATGGACTGGTGGAAATGAATTCGATTCTTGATATCACCAGCCGCCTTATTGCCAACCGGGTTAGTTATCGGATGAAGAATGATCGGATTCAATCGTTATGCGATGCATTGCAGAGGGTTATTCCAGCATCGACGGAGACGCCTGGTGGGATACTGAGAGGCTGA
- the hisD gene encoding histidinol dehydrogenase, translating to MKIVPAREFNLKREVEYGTPEQNETVRRIVSDIRREGDTALLRYTEQLDRTKLAASELRVPQAELQAAYAAVEPSFVTAIRQAADNIRAFHEKQKRNSWMDWQPDGSLLGQVIRPLKRVGVYVPGGKAAYPSSVLMNVIPAQVAGVPEIVLVTPPSTNGGEGINPYILVAAAEAGVSEMYRVGGAQAIAALAYGTESIAPVDKICGPGNIYVALAKREVYGAVDIDSIAGPSEIVVLADDTANPVYVAADLLSQAEHDEMASAILVTTSATLAEAVQAEVKRQLDVLPRRDIAAASVEQYGAIIVVDSLDEGIDVVNRLAPEHLEIMVQEPMAYAGRIENAGAIFLGPYSSEPVGDYFAGPNHIIPTNGTARFSSPVDVDDFIKKSSLIYYSKEALLQNGAAIIELARHEGLEGHARAIAVRLEQEGKAESDNG from the coding sequence ATGAAGATTGTACCTGCACGGGAGTTTAATCTGAAGCGGGAAGTCGAATATGGTACACCTGAGCAAAATGAAACTGTACGGCGCATTGTCAGTGACATCCGCCGAGAAGGCGATACTGCGTTGCTCCGATACACAGAGCAACTGGATCGGACGAAGCTCGCGGCTTCAGAGCTTCGTGTGCCGCAGGCAGAGCTACAAGCAGCGTATGCCGCGGTGGAGCCATCTTTTGTGACGGCGATTCGGCAGGCCGCCGACAACATTCGTGCGTTTCATGAGAAGCAGAAACGCAATTCTTGGATGGATTGGCAGCCAGACGGCAGTCTGCTGGGCCAGGTAATCCGACCGCTGAAGCGGGTCGGTGTATATGTACCTGGCGGCAAAGCAGCGTATCCTTCGTCAGTGCTGATGAATGTGATTCCGGCACAGGTAGCAGGTGTGCCGGAGATTGTTCTGGTGACGCCGCCATCCACGAATGGCGGCGAAGGCATTAACCCGTACATTCTCGTGGCTGCCGCGGAAGCAGGCGTAAGCGAGATGTACCGGGTTGGCGGCGCGCAAGCCATCGCCGCCCTCGCCTATGGCACGGAGAGTATTGCCCCGGTGGATAAGATCTGTGGACCGGGCAATATTTACGTGGCGCTCGCGAAGCGCGAGGTGTATGGGGCGGTCGATATCGATAGTATCGCGGGGCCGAGTGAGATTGTGGTGCTCGCCGATGATACGGCGAACCCGGTGTATGTTGCCGCAGACTTATTGTCGCAGGCAGAGCATGACGAGATGGCATCGGCTATTCTCGTCACAACTTCGGCTACGCTGGCAGAAGCCGTGCAGGCCGAGGTGAAGCGGCAACTGGACGTGCTGCCGCGTAGAGATATTGCGGCTGCTTCGGTGGAGCAGTACGGGGCAATTATTGTGGTCGATTCCTTGGATGAAGGAATTGATGTGGTGAATCGCCTTGCACCGGAGCATTTAGAGATTATGGTGCAAGAGCCGATGGCTTACGCCGGACGGATTGAGAACGCTGGTGCCATCTTCTTAGGGCCATATAGCTCGGAACCGGTAGGGGATTATTTTGCCGGCCCGAATCATATTATTCCGACGAATGGCACAGCCCGATTCAGTTCACCGGTGGATGTGGATGATTTTATTAAGAAATCCAGCTTGATCTATTACAGCAAGGAAGCGTTGCTCCAGAACGGAGCGGCTATTATAGAATTGGCTCGGCATGAAGGGCTTGAAGGTCACGCCCGCGCAATCGCTGTGCGGTTAGAACAGGAAGGAAAGGCGGAATCAGATAATGGATAA
- the hisB gene encoding imidazoleglycerol-phosphate dehydratase HisB, whose protein sequence is MDNQENGLELENKGAVREAQVDRKTNETNIQLAFSVDGTGQSVIETDVPFLNHMLDLFTKHGQFDLNVQARGDIDIDDHHTVEDIGICLGQTLREALGDKRGIKRYASVFVPMDEALAQVIIDVSNRPHFEYRAEYPSQQVGSFSTELVHEFLWKLALEARITLHVIVHYGQNTHHMIEAIFKALGRALDEATMIDPRVTGVPSTKGVL, encoded by the coding sequence ATGGATAATCAAGAGAATGGTTTGGAACTAGAGAACAAAGGTGCTGTGCGCGAGGCACAGGTAGACCGAAAAACGAATGAGACCAATATTCAACTCGCATTTTCCGTCGATGGAACGGGTCAATCGGTGATTGAGACGGATGTTCCTTTTCTGAATCACATGCTGGATCTGTTCACGAAGCACGGGCAATTCGATCTAAACGTACAAGCGCGTGGGGACATTGATATTGATGATCACCACACTGTAGAGGACATTGGGATCTGTCTCGGACAGACTTTACGTGAAGCATTGGGTGACAAACGAGGCATTAAGCGTTATGCCAGTGTATTCGTACCTATGGATGAGGCTCTCGCTCAGGTCATCATTGATGTCAGCAACCGTCCTCACTTTGAGTATCGTGCAGAATATCCATCCCAGCAGGTAGGTAGCTTCTCGACAGAGCTTGTGCATGAGTTTCTGTGGAAATTGGCATTGGAAGCTCGGATTACCTTACATGTGATTGTGCACTACGGACAGAACACACATCATATGATTGAAGCTATATTCAAGGCACTTGGTCGGGCATTGGATGAGGCAACGATGATTGATCCACGTGTAACGGGTGTGCCTTCCACGAAGGGAGTGCTGTAG
- the hisH gene encoding imidazole glycerol phosphate synthase subunit HisH, with translation MAIAIVDYGMGNLHSVGKAVERLGYEVLVTGDREAILGADGVILPGVGAFGDAMEHLRESGLDAVVKEAAAGSKPLLGICLGMQLLFSSSEEHGEHEGLNILPGKVVRFAPGELKVPHMGWNRLEFLQPESPLLAGLDAGHVYFVHSYHAVTEVQSDLLAVTDYGHPVTAIVGRGSNFGMQFHPEKSGELGMKLLGNFLALT, from the coding sequence ATGGCGATTGCAATTGTCGATTACGGTATGGGGAACCTGCACAGCGTCGGCAAAGCGGTCGAACGTCTAGGCTATGAAGTGCTGGTAACGGGAGACCGTGAGGCAATTCTGGGTGCAGATGGTGTGATTCTGCCCGGTGTAGGTGCATTTGGCGATGCGATGGAGCATCTGCGAGAGAGTGGTCTGGATGCTGTAGTTAAAGAAGCTGCTGCTGGGTCGAAGCCTCTACTCGGTATTTGTCTTGGGATGCAGTTATTGTTCAGCTCTAGCGAAGAGCACGGGGAACATGAAGGACTGAACATTTTACCGGGTAAAGTGGTGCGCTTTGCCCCAGGCGAGCTGAAAGTTCCACATATGGGCTGGAACCGTCTGGAGTTCCTACAACCCGAAAGCCCGTTGTTGGCTGGTCTGGATGCAGGACACGTGTATTTCGTCCATTCATATCATGCAGTTACTGAAGTGCAAAGTGATCTACTGGCAGTCACCGATTACGGACATCCTGTGACGGCAATTGTGGGTAGAGGATCAAACTTCGGTATGCAGTTCCATCCGGAAAAAAGCGGCGAGCTAGGTATGAAGCTTCTGGGTAATTTCTTGGCTTTAACGTAA